The genomic window gtttctttgcagcaatgcAACCactaaggcctgattcacacagtctcctctgaacagttgatgttgagatgtgtctgttacttgaactctgtgaagaacttttttgggctgcaatctgaggtgcagttaactccagtgaacttatcctctgcagcagagataactctgggtcttccttgcaaagctgtcaaagaatctcaaatataaaatattttcttaacacttttggttactacatgattccatgtgttatttcatagttttgatgatgtcttcacttattctacaatgtagaaaatagtcaaaataaagaaaaaaatcatggaattagtaggtgttcaaacttttgactggtactgtacattttataCTGCAACAACCTTGTAAATACCACATGACTATAGATCTAGAGTTGATGCCCTGTCCCACTCACCATCTCCTCATCCTCAGCCAGCACCAGGTCATAGTCACTGAGCGCCACACAGAAGATGATGGCTGTGACTCCCTCAAAGCAGTGGAtccacttcttcctctctgacctctgaccccccACATCAAACATCCTGCAGGCAGGACGAGTCAGACAGAGACATGAGGAAGTGAGAAAAATAGGACATTAAAAAAGGGTATGAGAGGTAGTGAAACACTCATACAGTATGATGTGGTCACTACGGTGATATACAAACAGCTTTGGGCTTTTCTACATTAGTGAATCATTATCTGTAGGGACAAAGTGCCTCAGTGATTATTAGTGTCAGTGCACAGAGGGCTGTGTTAACAGGTTACTGACTTGAAGTAGAGGTCCTTGAATGTGAAGTGTGTCTCCACGATGCCGGTGGTCTTGACTCTTGTCCGCAGAACATCCTGCTGCGTGGGCACATAGTTCTGCTGGGATATCCTGTCCAAGTCATTCAGGTAACTGAGGAGAAAGCAGAGGAGGCTGACTTAATATAAAAAGTTACCGTACTTAAACACACTAATACTTGCCAATTGTTGGATAATGCTGTTTCAAATTGGTGAGCCAAGACGTGCAAATGGAAGTTCTGGTTTTGAATCAACTATGGATTCGAACAACAATGCAAGTGAACAAATAAAGCCAATATGGAGGAATATAAAGTAAACAAAGAAATGATTCCTAAAACaaacaactcagagagcttgtaATCATATAGTCTGTCTCGTTTGCCTCGAGTCCTGAAATCTCCAGTTTTTCCTAAATAAACTAAGTGACAGCAACTAGGGCCAGGACCATACCAGTATTGTGATACTCGTTAGTatcatggcaaggaaacaaaacacaaagcggatttatgttggaaacaaacatgtcatccagtcacatttatttattttccaagctatagcgcACAATGTTTAGTATACAgtaggtttttaaaggaccaaagagttgtCTGCTTCcggttttcatttttgccatggaaagaaTATTTCAAATACTGGTATTGTCCCGGCACTAACGGCAACCTGTTTCTGCCTTTAGGGCCTGGAACTTCCCGTCTCTATTGCTTCAGCAGTGTGGTGCAACAGCAGCAATCTATCACAGGGTACCTCCTTTCATGTCCTCACTGGTATCAGAGGAGTCAGACATGTCTCAAAGTAGGAGTGAGTTTCTAGGAAATCATTCGTACCTAGTCAACTTATCTAGCAACAGGGGACTTTTTCCTGGTCCATAATAAAAAATAAGAATGAAACATTTTTCATAACATTAATCGTCATCTTTTACTGTTACACTTGGCCTATGGCCTGACCCATTGTGACtaactccccctccctccttcaggCTATGtgcaaaccctacaccccaacctgagcactccattctgccacctctggtctcttggccctcccaccgcTACAGGGGTCAGCTCCagttcagcccagtccaagcgcttctctgtcctggcaacggcttccccctgaagctcagacagcagagtccctgcatATCTTCCGAAAACATGTGAAactctacctcttcaaagaggATGGCCAAGTGTGCAAGACAATATCCCTCCCATCATTCACTATGGTTCTCTGGTCGTTATAATACTTGATTCAAGCAGTTTTAGGGCAGATATTTGTAATGCTCTTACTATGAGGCTGAGTCGTTGAGCTGGTACTCTCTGGACCTGCCAAAGCAAATCTGGACCCCTCCATCCTGCCATAACCTCTTGATGACCCCAGCCAGTTCAGGGGTCATGACCCCTTCCTCTGCTGAGCTGGCCAAGGTAAAGAGCTGGCGGGCATCATCCTGGAGCCAAGCAAACACAGTTACCAAAAGGAAACAACTTCTGACAGCTCTCATCCTTGTGGGAACAGTATGACAACAGAAAAATGTCACTGAAATCAACATGTTAGGTACAGAATCAGCTTTCAAGTGATTTACTTCCATCCATGTTGGAATGGAATGTCTCTGCAGCCAGTGGATCATTCTGTACACTGTTCTTGTAAAGTTCATACTTCCTTGTAGTCATAACAAAGAGAAAACCCTTACTGTGGCATTTTACAAACGGGAAAAAGCAGTAGTAAACTACATACATTCAAGTGGTTTTAGAACAGTGTAAAAGAATCTTAAGCTGACTCACTGATCTTGCTGTGTCCCCAAAGTCAATGGCGAGCCTGCCCATGGCTCGGATGATGGCGATGATGGACTGGATGGTGTTGCTGTAAACCACAACCCTGTACTGGCTACACTCCTCCTGTGTGTAGCCATCCTCATGGATGATTCTGAGTGCAGGAAGAGAAGGTTATCATGCACATCTTACTGGTGCTTGTGGTCAACATCTAATCTAGATAACATCTCAAAGGTTCCTAACTGATTCATCACTTCATAAGTGTTCCTAATcagtaaaaagctgtttttggggTGTGCACAAAACTGTTGAAATATGTACTCACTTCATCTGCTTTACAACGGTGCTCTTCCCAGACTCCCCAGCACCTTGAAGTGGAAAGTTAAGTGGTAAAGAGAGAAGCCATAAGATCAGGTAGAAAGTTCCAACTCTTAGCTCCACTAAACGTGTAAAGATATAAAAACAATCATGCACAGTCAGTGCCCAGAACCAGCAGAATCCATCTGTTTAAgttctacaccccccccccccccaccgcttCGGGGCCTTTGCACCAGTTCTGAGAATCTAGAGGAAACAATTAGGCTACACCATGAGCATGAAAACTCAAAAGAAAGTTGTAATGATAATTCAGTCATGAGCCCTACATAAAAGTAATAATTTAGACAAACACCCTCTTCAGACACTGCTAATGTCAGTCACATAGGAACACTCACCTAGAAGCAACAACTTGACTTCACTTGAAGCCTTTTCGCCTGATTCTCTCAGATTCCgatcaatgattttactcctcTCCATGGCAGCTTTATCTTCGGCACTTAGTGTGCAACCCATTTTGATCCCAGCAGGTAAATCCTAAATACTATGATAATGTAAAGCTGGAAAGCTACCTGGCTTTTGACAAGTTATCCAAATGGAAAAAACGTTCAGTAAACAAGACAGAATGACATTCTAATTCTAACTACAAAGTTGTACTGTTGTGTCTGTCAAACGCTTGCCGCAGAATTCTGGTCCATGTTAACTACGACACGTTTCCAAACTACATTTGTGCGACGACGAGCATAAGGAGggcaaaaaaagggaaaaaaggcGTTggccagcaagctagctagtacATGTTAGCTTTTACTATGCATGTCATGTAACTTGCTAGGAAGCCGAATATTTAACGTTTTAATAGAAGAGCAAGGAAATTGAACATTCATTCGAAGAAACAAATTAAGTAGCTAGTTACCAAATTAACTTAATGTTAGGTAGCTAGAAATTGTCCGTTTGGCTAGATAACGTTATTCGCAAACTGTGGCTTTAAGTTCTTTCCGGGTTGGcttgaaaagttttttttttttttgctggatATCTTGAGTTAAAACTTtactaaaaacaaataaaatctcAACACCCTAAACTGATTCAAAATTCTCACAGACGTCTAAATACTACTGGCTGTTAACTGCTCTTTTGTTAACGGTTAACAATGTCTGGCCCTACAATTATGCAAACTTGCGGATGAGATGAGCAAAAAGAAAATTGACTCTCATCGTCATGTGACGCGGAAATCAAGCAAAATAATTGCTGGGTCTGAAGGGAAATGAAGTCTAAATCTATCAGTAATTGATTACAGTGATTCTCAACGACGGGGCATAGGAGGACGAGGAGCTTTCAGGGTCCCTGAAAAAGCATAAAACGAACACATTGAAAATTACAGCAGCTAGACTAAAAGGTGGTCCCCAGATTGTTTGAGTGTGTTTCATTGGGCCCTTGATCGAAAAAGTTTAAAAAACCCTGGATTAGATCTATGATGTACTATAATCTAGCAGGACTGgtttactacactgaacaaaaatataaacgcaacatgcaacaatttctaagattttactgagttacagttcatatgaggaaatcagtcaattaaaaaaaaagaattaggccctaatttatggatttcacatgactgggaatatattgtagatatgcatctgttggtaaaAAAAAGGCAAGGGCGTGGATCACAAAAGCTGTCaatatctgatgtgaccaccgtTTGTCtgatgcagtgtgacacatctcctttgcattgagtttatcaggttgttgattgtggcctgtggaatgttgtcccactcctcttcaatggctgtgcgatgttgctggatgttggcgggaactggaacacgctgtcgtacacgtagatccagagcatcccaaacttgctcaatgagtgacatgtctggtgagtatgcagaccatggaagaactggggcactttcagtttccaggaattgtgtacagatccttgcaacatggggccgtgcattatcatgctgaaacatgaggtaatggcggcggatgaatggaacgaaaatgggcctcaggatctcgtcatggtatctctgtgcattcaaattgccattgataaaatgtgtaaccgtgtaggttccgtccctctcctcgccccgaaccagggacccttgcacacatcaacaactgacacccacgaagcatcgttacccatcgcgccacaaaacctgcggcccttgcaacgcaaggggaacaaccacttcaggtctcagagcaagtgacgtcaccgatagaaacgctattagcgcgcaccaccgctaactaactagccatttcacatcggttacaaatgcaattgtgtttgttgtccatagcttatgcctgcccataccataaccccaccaccactatggggctctctgttcacaacgttgacatcagcaaaccactcgcccacacaatgccatacacgtggtcatccatctgcccagtacagttgaaactgggattcatccgtgaagagcacacttcttcagcgtgccaatcgccatcgaaggtgagcatttgcccactgaagtcagttacgatgccaaattgcagtcaggtcaagaccatggtgaggatgacaagcacccagatgagcttccctgagatggtttctgacagtttgtacagaaattatttggttgtaaaaacccacagtttcatcagctgtctgggtggctggtctcagatgatcccgcaggtgaagggCCTGGGCTAGTTACAaatggtctacggttgtgaggccggttggacgtaccgcCAAATTCTATAAAAAGACGCTGGAGGCGGATTATGgtacagaaattaacattacaatctctggcaacagctctggtgagaattcttgcagtcagcatgccaattacatgtgccctcaaaccttgagacatctgtggcattgtgttgtgtaacaaaacctTTTatcgtccccagcacaaggttcacccgTGTAATGagtatgctgtttaatcagcttcttgatatgtcacacctgtcaggtggatggattatctttgcaaaggagaaatgctcactaacaaaatttgagagaaataagctttttgtgcgcatg from Salmo trutta chromosome 16, fSalTru1.1, whole genome shotgun sequence includes these protein-coding regions:
- the LOC115150599 gene encoding guanine nucleotide-binding protein G(k) subunit alpha; amino-acid sequence: MGCTLSAEDKAAMERSKIIDRNLRESGEKASSEVKLLLLGAGESGKSTVVKQMKIIHEDGYTQEECSQYRVVVYSNTIQSIIAIIRAMGRLAIDFGDTARSDDARQLFTLASSAEEGVMTPELAGVIKRLWQDGGVQICFGRSREYQLNDSASYYLNDLDRISQQNYVPTQQDVLRTRVKTTGIVETHFTFKDLYFKMFDVGGQRSERKKWIHCFEGVTAIIFCVALSDYDLVLAEDEEMNRMHESMKLFDSICNNKWFTGTSIILFLNKKDLFEDKIQKSPLTICYPEYSGPNAYKEASSYIQCQFEDLNKRKDTKEIYTHFTCATDTKNVQFVFDAVTDVIIKASLKEVGLY